The Patescibacteria group bacterium genome contains a region encoding:
- the aspS gene encoding aspartate--tRNA ligase → MLKTFYRSHSCNELSDKNIDQEVQLVGWVDRRRDHGGLIFIDLRDRFGITQIVTDPEISGDTHKIFETVRPEWVLQITGKVRARPAGQENEKMATGKIEILATAIKVLNEAETPPFEIADENAENEEIRMKFRYLDLRRKRMQKNIVLRHKLLQATRKYFYDQGFIEIETPILIKGTPEGAREYIVPSRVHAGKFYVLPQSPQQLKQLSMVAGFDRYMQIARCFRDEDQRGDRQPEFTQMDLEMSFVNAEDVMAVNEAALLSVTRECRPDVKLKFAKFPRLSFDDAMNKYGSDKPDLRYDLEMVDVSEECRGCGFGIFAGVLEKGGFVKVLRVPGGAEFSRKDIEELTDAAKIYGAKGLAWIKSCDSENKKNASGASSKNYELQTTNYKLAFEGVPVEKLGAELTEKIAQKCGTKAGDILLFAADEWETACNSLGAVRIATAGKLKLLAGKENEFAFAWVTDFPMFARDAETGGLASMHHPFTRPKNPADLDSDPLKAKAEAYDVILNGYEVGGGSVRIHERDLQKKIFDILQISDEDAERRFGHILKAFSYGAPPHGGIAWGLDRLAMLFAGEPNIREVIAFPKTNRAEDLMLGAPDILPAEQLKEANIASVTSKPKN, encoded by the coding sequence ATGCTCAAAACTTTTTACCGTTCGCATTCGTGCAACGAACTTTCTGACAAGAATATCGATCAAGAAGTTCAGCTCGTCGGTTGGGTCGATCGCCGCCGCGACCATGGCGGACTAATTTTCATTGACCTGCGCGATCGCTTCGGCATCACCCAGATCGTCACCGATCCGGAAATTTCCGGCGACACACACAAAATTTTCGAAACTGTCCGACCAGAGTGGGTACTGCAAATCACGGGAAAAGTGCGCGCGCGACCGGCTGGTCAAGAGAATGAAAAAATGGCGACAGGCAAAATTGAGATCCTCGCGACCGCGATCAAAGTGCTAAATGAAGCCGAAACTCCCCCATTTGAGATTGCGGATGAGAATGCTGAGAACGAAGAAATCAGAATGAAATTTCGTTATCTCGATTTACGCAGAAAAAGAATGCAGAAAAATATCGTGCTGCGCCACAAACTTTTACAAGCGACGCGCAAATATTTTTATGACCAGGGATTTATCGAAATCGAAACGCCGATTTTGATCAAAGGCACACCCGAAGGCGCACGCGAGTACATCGTCCCAAGCCGCGTTCATGCTGGAAAATTCTATGTTTTACCGCAGTCGCCGCAACAGCTGAAGCAACTCTCGATGGTCGCCGGCTTCGACCGCTACATGCAAATCGCCCGCTGTTTCCGCGACGAAGATCAACGCGGCGATCGCCAACCTGAGTTCACGCAGATGGATTTGGAAATGAGTTTCGTCAATGCTGAAGATGTGATGGCGGTGAATGAAGCCGCCCTACTCTCGGTCACGCGAGAATGCCGACCGGATGTGAAATTGAAATTTGCGAAATTTCCGCGCCTGAGTTTCGACGACGCGATGAACAAATACGGTTCAGACAAACCCGACCTCCGCTACGATTTGGAAATGGTCGATGTCTCGGAAGAATGTCGCGGCTGCGGCTTCGGAATCTTCGCCGGAGTGCTTGAAAAAGGCGGTTTTGTGAAAGTTTTGCGCGTGCCCGGTGGCGCAGAATTCTCGCGCAAAGACATCGAAGAATTGACCGACGCCGCGAAAATTTACGGCGCGAAAGGTCTCGCCTGGATCAAGTCATGCGACAGTGAAAATAAAAAAAACGCGAGCGGAGCGAGCTCCAAAAACTACGAACTACAAACTACGAACTACAAACTCGCTTTCGAGGGAGTGCCGGTCGAAAAACTCGGCGCAGAATTGACCGAGAAAATCGCGCAAAAATGTGGAACGAAAGCGGGAGACATTTTGCTTTTCGCTGCGGACGAATGGGAGACCGCCTGCAACTCGCTCGGTGCAGTCAGAATCGCGACCGCCGGGAAATTGAAACTACTCGCTGGCAAAGAAAATGAATTCGCCTTCGCCTGGGTGACTGACTTCCCGATGTTCGCGCGCGATGCGGAGACCGGCGGACTCGCCTCGATGCACCATCCTTTCACCCGACCAAAAAATCCAGCCGACCTCGACTCCGATCCTTTGAAAGCGAAAGCCGAGGCTTACGATGTGATTTTGAATGGCTACGAAGTCGGTGGCGGCTCAGTCCGAATCCACGAACGCGATTTGCAAAAAAAGATTTTCGACATTTTACAAATCTCGGACGAAGACGCGGAACGCCGTTTTGGACATATTTTAAAGGCTTTTTCTTACGGAGCCCCGCCGCACGGCGGCATCGCCTGGGGGCTCGATCGTCTCGCGATGCTCTTCGCGGGCGAGCCAAATATTCGCGAAGTCATCGCCTTCCCGAAGACGAATCGCGCCGAAGATTTGATGCTCGGTGCGCCCGATATTTTGCCAGCTGAGCAGCTGAAAGAAGCGAACATTGCTTCAGTCACAAGCAAGCCAAAAAACTAA
- a CDS encoding GGDEF domain-containing protein, with protein sequence MPKKKKLDKSGEEEFSFDPKHGLAEDLEKFPEESRPKIRALLAAYATPSPEFEELTAESLRHASIDPLTGLANRRSLDADFDKEIERAKRSHTALSAIFIDLDHFKSVNDEYGHDAGDAVLRFVARKLRTSVRATDVVARWGGEEFVILLSETNLDEAKQVAEKIRANIEEDRSSFDEKEIRITGSFGVAELNLKDGETKEGFIKRADACSYYAKQTGRNRVCALSPEKTKKHRFKKFIRKIRLSARRLF encoded by the coding sequence ATGCCAAAAAAAAAGAAGCTCGATAAGTCAGGCGAAGAGGAATTTAGCTTTGACCCCAAACACGGATTGGCGGAAGATTTGGAAAAATTTCCAGAGGAATCTCGCCCGAAGATTCGCGCGCTTTTGGCAGCATATGCGACGCCTTCGCCTGAATTTGAAGAATTAACAGCAGAGAGCCTCAGGCATGCTTCAATTGATCCACTAACCGGCTTGGCGAATCGGAGATCTCTTGACGCAGACTTCGATAAAGAAATCGAGCGCGCAAAAAGAAGTCACACTGCGCTTTCAGCGATTTTTATTGATCTGGATCATTTCAAAAGTGTGAATGATGAATATGGTCATGATGCCGGTGATGCAGTTTTGCGCTTCGTTGCTAGAAAGTTGAGGACGAGTGTCCGCGCGACCGATGTCGTGGCTCGTTGGGGCGGCGAAGAATTTGTCATTCTTTTATCAGAGACAAATCTTGATGAAGCCAAACAAGTTGCTGAAAAAATTAGGGCAAATATCGAAGAAGACAGGAGCTCTTTTGACGAGAAAGAAATCAGAATTACTGGGAGTTTTGGTGTCGCCGAGCTAAACCTAAAAGATGGAGAAACAAAAGAGGGTTTTATAAAACGAGCTGATGCCTGTTCTTATTATGCTAAGCAAACCGGGCGAAATAGGGTTTGTGCATTGTCTCCTGAAAAAACAAAAAAACACAGATTCAAAAAGTTTATTCGGAAAATTCGCTTGTCTGCGCGCCGACTATTTTAA
- a CDS encoding DHH family phosphoesterase, with translation MNSTPLQQIVNLLRQSEKILVLGHQNPDGDAIGSALALLLALRKLGKSVIAAAADPVPELLDFLPALESFETTIAGANDLIINFPLAERASAEVFHKIEDGVLKISVRPVGGAPFSKDEIEFAVGEADFDLIVCVDVPDLPQLGGLFDANPNIFYDIPVVNIDHHASNTGFGKVNFVDTTAASSSELVLRLLRSLESEFNKKLLDEDVATLILTGIITDTGSFQNSNTTPRSLELSADLIEAGARQQEIIRHVYKTKQLSTLKLWGRVLSKIEFDEAHRIVWSTVTTEDFRATEAVETATDGLIDELLSNAPGAEVVLLLKQKGATVSGSLRTTTPAISATAIAGIFGGGGHHAAAGFKIPNKKIEAIESEIIAKIQAVQAERLGLLTEKIESEKLKKDLKKQK, from the coding sequence TTGAATTCGACTCCGCTCCAACAGATCGTAAATCTCCTGCGCCAAAGCGAAAAAATCCTCGTGCTTGGTCACCAAAATCCTGACGGCGATGCGATCGGGAGTGCGCTGGCTTTGCTGCTCGCGCTGCGCAAATTGGGCAAAAGCGTGATTGCGGCCGCGGCGGATCCGGTACCGGAGTTGCTGGATTTTCTCCCGGCACTTGAAAGTTTCGAGACGACGATTGCTGGAGCGAATGATCTCATCATTAATTTTCCGCTCGCCGAGCGCGCGTCGGCGGAGGTTTTTCACAAGATCGAAGACGGCGTACTCAAGATTTCTGTGCGACCGGTCGGCGGTGCACCTTTTTCTAAAGACGAAATTGAGTTCGCGGTCGGAGAGGCGGATTTCGATTTGATCGTCTGCGTCGATGTGCCCGACCTGCCGCAGCTCGGTGGACTTTTCGACGCGAACCCCAATATCTTTTACGACATTCCGGTCGTGAATATCGACCACCACGCGAGCAACACTGGCTTCGGCAAAGTGAATTTCGTCGATACGACAGCGGCGAGCTCGAGTGAATTGGTCCTGCGTTTGCTGCGCTCACTCGAATCAGAATTCAACAAAAAATTACTCGATGAAGATGTCGCGACGCTTATTTTGACTGGAATTATCACTGATACTGGCTCGTTCCAAAATTCCAATACGACGCCGCGTTCGCTCGAATTGTCCGCTGATTTGATCGAAGCCGGCGCGCGCCAGCAAGAAATCATTCGTCATGTTTACAAAACCAAACAGCTCTCGACTTTGAAATTATGGGGACGCGTTTTGTCGAAGATTGAATTCGACGAGGCGCACAGAATCGTGTGGAGCACGGTGACGACTGAAGATTTTCGCGCGACCGAAGCGGTCGAGACGGCGACAGACGGACTGATTGACGAGCTGCTTTCGAATGCGCCGGGCGCGGAAGTCGTACTGCTCCTGAAGCAGAAAGGCGCGACTGTCTCCGGCAGTTTGCGGACGACGACGCCCGCTATCTCGGCGACTGCAATCGCCGGAATTTTCGGCGGCGGGGGACATCACGCCGCGGCTGGTTTCAAAATTCCGAATAAAAAAATCGAAGCGATTGAATCGGAAATTATCGCTAAAATTCAGGCGGTTCAGGCGGAACGACTCGGTTTGCTGACTGAAAAAATTGAATCCGAGAAACTGAAAAAAGACTTAAAGAAACAGAAATGA
- the rpsF gene encoding 30S ribosomal protein S6 — MTEKTTNSYELLAIFAGSLRESEFKKELERLETELARIAKILNKVVWASRPLAYKIDGEMTGNYFVTHFEAEGKEINKLDNSLRLDPKIIRHLICKTPKNYKWREYTEEDLEHDFTKLDRTEAAVEPRFVKKGTAAAKRPAAATTKKIEKKIEPQADAGEIDKQLDDILADL; from the coding sequence ATGACTGAAAAAACCACCAACTCGTACGAGCTCCTCGCTATCTTCGCGGGCAGTTTGCGTGAAAGCGAATTTAAGAAAGAGCTTGAGAGGCTAGAAACCGAGCTCGCGCGCATCGCGAAAATTCTAAACAAAGTTGTTTGGGCCAGCCGCCCACTCGCCTACAAGATTGACGGTGAAATGACCGGCAATTATTTCGTCACGCATTTCGAAGCCGAAGGTAAAGAAATCAACAAGCTCGACAATTCCCTGCGCCTCGATCCGAAAATCATTCGGCATTTGATCTGCAAGACTCCGAAAAATTACAAATGGCGCGAATACACTGAAGAAGATCTTGAACACGATTTCACGAAATTGGATCGCACCGAAGCAGCCGTCGAGCCGCGCTTCGTGAAAAAAGGCACTGCCGCTGCCAAACGACCAGCCGCAGCCACCACGAAAAAGATTGAGAAAAAAATCGAACCTCAGGCTGATGCCGGAGAAATCGACAAACAGCTCGACGATATTCTCGCTGATTTATAA
- the rpsR gene encoding 30S ribosomal protein S18 — MVKNSSVRKLCKFCAAHAEFIDYKDVRILRRYINLDGKIQPRKYSGVCLKHQRMLSNAIKKARIAALVPFVRDAVL; from the coding sequence ATGGTTAAAAATTCTTCAGTTCGCAAGCTCTGCAAATTTTGCGCCGCACACGCCGAGTTTATTGATTACAAAGATGTGCGCATTTTGCGCCGCTACATCAATCTCGATGGCAAAATTCAACCACGCAAATATTCGGGCGTTTGCCTGAAACACCAGCGTATGCTTTCGAACGCGATTAAAAAGGCGCGCATTGCAGCGCTTGTCCCCTTCGTCCGCGACGCGGTTTTATAG
- the rplU gene encoding 50S ribosomal protein L21, which translates to MSKFAIIGLGGKQFRVSEGDKIIAEKVAEADAGTIKINHVFLVADGDAVKIGAPIVEGASVEAKVLGVKKGEKIRVFKMKQRKRYRRERGHRQFEMELEILKING; encoded by the coding sequence TTGTCTAAATTTGCAATCATCGGTCTCGGCGGCAAACAGTTCCGCGTCAGCGAAGGCGACAAAATCATCGCTGAGAAAGTCGCGGAAGCGGACGCCGGCACGATCAAAATCAATCATGTCTTCCTCGTCGCCGACGGCGATGCCGTGAAAATCGGCGCACCAATCGTCGAGGGCGCGAGCGTCGAGGCGAAAGTTTTGGGAGTGAAGAAAGGTGAAAAGATTCGTGTCTTCAAGATGAAACAGCGCAAACGCTACCGCCGCGAAAGAGGTCATCGTCAATTTGAGATGGAGCTGGAGATTTTGAAAATCAATGGCTAA
- a CDS encoding peptidoglycan DD-metalloendopeptidase family protein, translating to MKISKFISLVLGLVVFATPLALAATERGVFDQASKTVDALIFVRNEIDKKYETYLNSAGSVDQVVKDKLPLLEAQVNTLAAQIANLDQNLAREQANLDNLQEATKSIQLELADLEELSEMREVAMARSRDLLDEFIRLAYSETMQYTDWKTGEISTLKFLFTDESLADVETKKTYLDILQNISASLILDLQQKQSDYETVKANLLAKRGELILLQQEIMLRTRELAETRAAKQSLLDETRGQEEQYRQLVEDSRKQQLQALAEVAELKSQLGVIDSQLKTLKGSLSEEDFAKLLEDQSVASFAGVIFPDRIPRVLWPASPGRGITAYFHDASYVTRFGVKHEAIDFRLTQGSRVSAAAPGIVYKAQDNGRGYSYITLAHSDGLATVYGHISKIFVKEGEAVRAGDLIGLSGGIPGTAGAGYMTTGAHLHFEVIDNGDHVDPLDYLPLEKMRLEDIPQKYMAGAVKL from the coding sequence TTGAAAATTTCCAAATTCATCTCACTCGTTCTCGGTCTCGTTGTTTTCGCGACTCCGCTCGCACTCGCGGCGACTGAGCGGGGAGTTTTTGACCAGGCGAGCAAGACGGTCGATGCACTCATCTTCGTGCGTAATGAAATCGACAAAAAATACGAGACCTATCTCAATTCCGCTGGTTCAGTCGATCAGGTCGTGAAAGATAAATTGCCGCTGCTCGAAGCGCAGGTCAATACGCTGGCGGCGCAGATCGCGAATCTCGACCAAAACCTGGCGCGGGAACAAGCCAATCTCGACAACTTGCAGGAGGCGACCAAGTCGATTCAGCTCGAGCTCGCCGACCTCGAAGAATTGTCCGAGATGCGCGAAGTGGCGATGGCGCGTTCGCGTGATTTGCTCGATGAATTCATCCGGCTCGCTTATTCCGAGACGATGCAATACACGGATTGGAAAACCGGTGAAATTTCCACACTCAAATTTCTTTTCACGGACGAATCGCTGGCAGATGTCGAGACGAAGAAAACTTACCTCGACATTCTTCAAAATATCTCCGCGAGTCTGATCCTCGATTTACAGCAAAAACAGTCTGATTACGAAACCGTGAAAGCGAATTTGCTGGCGAAGCGAGGCGAGCTGATTCTGCTACAGCAGGAAATCATGCTGCGCACGCGCGAGCTGGCTGAGACGCGTGCGGCGAAGCAATCTTTGCTAGATGAGACGCGCGGGCAGGAAGAGCAATATCGCCAGCTCGTCGAGGATTCGAGAAAACAGCAACTTCAGGCACTCGCTGAAGTCGCCGAATTGAAATCGCAACTTGGTGTGATTGATAGCCAGCTCAAAACCCTGAAGGGTAGCTTGAGCGAGGAAGATTTCGCGAAGCTATTGGAGGATCAATCAGTGGCTTCGTTTGCAGGAGTGATTTTCCCTGATCGCATTCCGCGCGTACTCTGGCCGGCGAGTCCGGGGCGCGGCATCACGGCTTATTTCCACGATGCGAGCTATGTCACGCGCTTCGGCGTCAAGCATGAAGCCATCGACTTCCGACTCACGCAGGGTTCGCGCGTCTCCGCAGCTGCGCCAGGAATCGTGTATAAAGCTCAGGATAACGGTAGAGGCTATTCTTATATCACGCTCGCACATTCTGACGGGCTCGCTACAGTATATGGTCACATCTCCAAAATTTTTGTGAAAGAGGGTGAAGCTGTGCGGGCGGGCGATTTGATCGGGCTCTCGGGCGGCATTCCCGGTACAGCTGGTGCGGGTTACATGACGACCGGCGCACACTTACACTTTGAGGTCATCGACAATGGCGACCATGTTGATCCGCTCGATTATCTGCCGCTCGAAAAAATGCGGCTTGAAGACATTCCCCAAAAATATATGGCTGGGGCAGTGAAATTGTGA
- a CDS encoding Hsp20/alpha crystallin family protein: protein MSFDPKPIGIGNLATNLKRPQNVPVPVSTLRKVTPEIAENEDSEVAQLAVDVHETNNNLIIVAPLAGVHPDDVRVEITEDVVTIEGERISPLPEMADDDFLVQECFFGPFSRSIVLPEAVDSKKARAEFKKSVLVLTIPKLDNVRTRIVKIQPTE from the coding sequence ATGAGCTTCGACCCAAAACCAATCGGCATCGGCAACCTCGCTACGAATTTGAAACGCCCGCAAAATGTACCTGTGCCGGTTTCGACCTTGCGCAAAGTGACACCGGAAATTGCCGAAAACGAAGACAGTGAAGTAGCGCAGCTCGCGGTCGATGTGCACGAGACGAACAACAATTTGATTATCGTCGCGCCGCTCGCCGGGGTGCACCCGGATGATGTGCGTGTCGAGATTACCGAGGATGTCGTGACGATCGAGGGTGAGCGCATTTCGCCTTTGCCCGAGATGGCGGACGATGATTTCCTCGTTCAGGAATGTTTCTTCGGACCATTCTCGCGCTCGATTGTTTTGCCGGAGGCGGTCGATTCCAAAAAGGCGCGTGCCGAATTTAAAAAAAGCGTTTTGGTTCTGACGATTCCGAAGCTCGACAATGTGCGCACGCGAATCGTCAAGATTCAGCCGACTGAATAA
- the thyX gene encoding FAD-dependent thymidylate synthase — MKVVLISHTIDPEAVVAAAINQCYSAKSGEELKETISLEKRERLIDIVMNSGHLSTIEHASFTFAVEGVSRVTETQLVRHRHASYSIKSGRYNKTHTDFVVPASIANNPEALQVVAEFKKSLDQTVEKLKALEIKPEDARYLTPQATKTNIILTMNARGLLNFFEHRLCVRAQWEIRELANEMLKLVKPIAPNIFKFAGPTCETQKICWEGDLSCGKWKAIVGAELRTRIAKKSSK; from the coding sequence ATGAAAGTCGTTCTCATTTCCCACACCATCGATCCGGAAGCTGTCGTCGCGGCAGCGATCAATCAGTGCTATTCCGCGAAAAGCGGCGAAGAATTGAAAGAAACGATTTCGCTCGAAAAACGCGAACGCTTGATTGATATCGTGATGAATTCCGGACATCTCTCGACGATTGAACACGCGAGTTTCACTTTCGCTGTCGAGGGAGTTTCGCGCGTCACCGAGACGCAGCTAGTGCGGCACCGCCACGCGAGCTACTCCATCAAGTCCGGGCGCTACAACAAAACTCACACGGACTTCGTCGTCCCGGCCTCCATCGCGAATAATCCGGAGGCGCTGCAGGTCGTCGCGGAATTCAAAAAAAGCCTAGACCAAACTGTCGAGAAGCTGAAAGCACTGGAAATCAAGCCTGAGGATGCGCGCTATCTCACGCCACAGGCGACCAAGACCAACATCATTCTTACGATGAACGCGCGGGGCTTGCTCAATTTTTTCGAACACCGGCTTTGCGTCCGCGCGCAGTGGGAGATTCGCGAGCTGGCGAACGAGATGCTGAAGCTCGTGAAGCCAATCGCACCCAATATTTTCAAATTCGCGGGACCGACTTGCGAGACCCAAAAAATTTGTTGGGAAGGTGATTTGTCCTGCGGCAAGTGGAAGGCGATTGTGGGGGCGGAGCTGCGAACTCGAATCGCGAAAAAGTCTAGTAAGTAA
- the epsC gene encoding serine O-acetyltransferase EpsC produces MFDWISAAMKRDPALRGGVRPLEILLYPGMWALVFHRIAHPLFELGVPFFPRLISQIGRFITGIEIHPGARIGKRFFIDHGYGVVIGETAEVGDDVMIYHDVTLGAIGWWQKNLQKKRHPTIGDRVVIGAGAKILGPVKIGSDSKIGALAVVINDVPKKTIVAGSLGKILKKKK; encoded by the coding sequence ATGTTTGATTGGATTTCAGCTGCGATGAAACGCGATCCTGCGCTGCGTGGCGGAGTGCGCCCGCTTGAGATTTTGCTTTACCCGGGGATGTGGGCGCTCGTTTTTCACCGCATTGCGCATCCGCTGTTCGAGCTTGGTGTTCCATTTTTCCCACGGCTGATTTCGCAAATCGGACGCTTCATCACCGGAATCGAGATTCATCCCGGCGCGCGGATTGGCAAGCGCTTTTTCATCGACCATGGTTATGGCGTCGTGATTGGCGAGACGGCGGAGGTCGGCGATGATGTCATGATTTATCATGATGTGACGCTCGGCGCGATTGGTTGGTGGCAAAAAAATCTGCAAAAAAAGCGGCATCCGACGATTGGTGATCGCGTCGTGATTGGTGCGGGTGCGAAAATTCTCGGACCGGTCAAGATTGGCAGTGATTCCAAGATTGGCGCGCTCGCAGTCGTGATCAATGATGTGCCGAAGAAGACGATTGTTGCGGGTTCGCTCGGCAAGATTTTAAAAAAGAAAAAATGA
- a CDS encoding four helix bundle protein — MIRNFKELIVWQKGFVLTKKIYQFTENFPRSEECGLKSQMRRAAVSLSSNIAEGSARSTRKDYANFLSTALGSAAELETQILLAGEFKYFDENQTEKILADLSEVAKILFVIRRKLLQPTT, encoded by the coding sequence ATGATTAGAAATTTTAAAGAACTAATCGTTTGGCAGAAAGGTTTTGTTTTGACCAAAAAGATTTATCAATTTACGGAAAATTTTCCGCGAAGTGAAGAATGCGGTTTGAAATCCCAAATGCGCCGGGCGGCGGTTTCGCTGTCTTCAAATATCGCCGAGGGTTCAGCTCGTTCGACACGAAAGGATTATGCTAATTTTTTAAGCACAGCACTTGGTTCGGCAGCGGAGCTTGAAACGCAAATTTTGCTCGCGGGCGAATTTAAATATTTCGATGAAAATCAAACTGAAAAAATACTCGCTGATTTGTCCGAAGTTGCTAAAATCCTCTTCGTGATTCGTAGAAAATTACTACAACCTACAACCTAA